The Anaerolineae bacterium DNA segment ATGACGCGCCCAACCCCCAGGACATGCCCGCCTTCGACCAGACCATGATCAGCGATGCGGATCTGGAAATCCTGGCCAAATTCCTCAACAGCCCGACCATCGCCGATACGGCCGTGGTCATCCCCGACGAGGTGCGCACTCACTTAGAGAAAGCCTACGACGCCCTCATCGCCGGTGAAAAGGCTGGGGGCGAAACCCACCTGAAAGCAGCCTTGAAGGCGGCCCAGGACGCCGGTGCGGGTGAAGGGTTGATCAAGTCCCTGAACGACCTCATCGAGGACCTGGAAGAAGAGACCTGGCAAAAGGACACCGAGTTACACCTGGACATCCTGCTGGGGAAATAGCCCCCATCTCCCACACGGAAAACCTGCCCCCAGAGTTACCCGGGGCGCGGGTTCGTTTTTGCCCCACCCATCAAACTACGCGGGGCTCTGGGGTAGCGTCCTGGGGAGGCTCATCACCCTCCCGCTGGATGGGCAACAAATGGGCCCGATCCGGTGGGATGCGCAAGCAAACCGACCGGCGCTCCCGCAGGTCAAGGCGTCGCCAATGGCTCCGGGGGAGCAGGACCCGCCAGATCGCTCCCGCGACGGCCACCTCCACCCGCACCTGCATGCCCAGGGGCACGCTTTGCACCACCTGCCCCCGCAGGACCTGCCCCCCCTCACAAGGCTCGCCCGGGAGCAATTCGATCTCCTCCGGGCGCACACACACCAAAGCCTCCCCGCTCCACCAAACCGAGGCGGCGATCTCGATTTCGTCGCCCCAGGGGAAACGCACCCGCACCCGCCCACTCGCGCGCTCCACGATGTGGGCAGGCACCCGGTTCTCCACCCCCACAAAGGCCGCAATGCGCTCGTGGGCTGGGTGCATGAACACCTCTTCCACAGGTCCCACCTGAGCCAGCCGGCCCTCAAACAGCACCGCCACCCGGTCGGCCAGGGCCAACGCTTCGTCCCGGTCATGGGTCACCAAAAAGGTGGTCAGGCCAGTCTCTTGCAAAACCCGCCGCAAATCGGCCAGGATGGCCAACCGGGTAGGCATATCCAGTCCCGAAAACGGTTCATCGAGGAAGAGCATTTCCGGCTCCGCGGCGAAGGCCCGCGCCAACGCCACCCGCTGGGCCTCGCCACCAGAAAGGGCCAGGGCGGAGCGTTCGGCCAGATAGGCGACCTGGAACTGCTCCAGCCAGTACATTACCCGTTGCCGCACTGGTCTCCCCCGCCGGCCACGCAGGAGCAATCCCAGGGCGACATTGTGAAACACGCTCATGCTGAGCAGCAAAGGCTCCTGCAACACCACGGCCAGGCGACGACGATAGGCCAGCGCCCGACGCCAGGAGACCCGCCGACCGCGAAAGAACAACGTCCCCCGCTGCGGGGGCTGCAAGGCGGCCAGCACGCGCAACAAGGTGGACTTACCCGCGCCGTTGGGGCCGATGGCGACGAAAACCTCTCCCCCCTTGACCTCGATCTGCGGCACCGCAAGCACGGTGCGCCTGGCCAGGAGAACCTGGATGCCTTCGGCGCGCAACAGGGGATTCATGATCGGCGTGCCTTTTGCTGCAAAGTGGTCAGGGCGTAGGTCACCAGGTAAGCCAGGAAGAGTAAGATGGTGCCCAGGGCCATGGCCAGGGCAAAGTTCCCTTTGCTGGTCTCCAACACCGTGGCGGTGGTCAACACCCGGGTGTGATGGGCCACGTTCCCGCCCACCATCATCGAAGCCCCCACCTCGGAGATCACCGCCCCGAAGGCGGCGATGATGGCCGCCAGGAGCAGCAAACGCGTCTCCCAGAGCATCAACAGCACCATCTGCCAGGTCGAGGCCCCCAGGCCCAACAACTGCCAGCGCAGGCGCGGGTCCAGTTGCTGCAGGGCCGCCAAACTGAGCCCTGCCACCAAGGGCCAGGCCAGCAGGGCCTGGGCGATGATCATGGCCGTGGGCGTGTAAATCAGCCCCCAGGAGCCCAACGGCCCACTGCGCCACAGCAACAGGGCCACCACCAGGCCCACCACCACCGGCGGCAGCCCCATGCCCGTGTTGATGGCCGCGACCACCGCCCGCCGGCCGGGAAAATCCAGAAAAGCCAGCGCCACGCCCACCGGCAAGCCCAGCAGCAGGGCCACCAGGGTCGCTGTTCCCGAGACCCGCAAGGTCAACGCGGTAATTTCCAGCACATACGGATCGTGGTGCCAGAGCAACCGTCCGGCTTCCTGAAGGCCAAGCCAAAGGGTCTCCACAACCCCTCCCTACTGATCCGCCCCGCCGACATGGAAAAGGGGCTGGCCAAACTTGTCCACGCCATACGAGGCGATGA contains these protein-coding regions:
- a CDS encoding cytochrome c — translated: PADEVARTKQLYIQLGCFACHGANYEGKQGPIIVDMPVDEIIHQVRNDAPNPQDMPAFDQTMISDADLEILAKFLNSPTIADTAVVIPDEVRTHLEKAYDALIAGEKAGGETHLKAALKAAQDAGAGEGLIKSLNDLIEDLEEETWQKDTELHLDILLGK
- a CDS encoding ABC transporter permease subunit; its protein translation is METLWLGLQEAGRLLWHHDPYVLEITALTLRVSGTATLVALLLGLPVGVALAFLDFPGRRAVVAAINTGMGLPPVVVGLVVALLLWRSGPLGSWGLIYTPTAMIIAQALLAWPLVAGLSLAALQQLDPRLRWQLLGLGASTWQMVLLMLWETRLLLLAAIIAAFGAVISEVGASMMVGGNVAHHTRVLTTATVLETSKGNFALAMALGTILLFLAYLVTYALTTLQQKARRS
- a CDS encoding ABC transporter ATP-binding protein, whose amino-acid sequence is MNPLLRAEGIQVLLARRTVLAVPQIEVKGGEVFVAIGPNGAGKSTLLRVLAALQPPQRGTLFFRGRRVSWRRALAYRRRLAVVLQEPLLLSMSVFHNVALGLLLRGRRGRPVRQRVMYWLEQFQVAYLAERSALALSGGEAQRVALARAFAAEPEMLFLDEPFSGLDMPTRLAILADLRRVLQETGLTTFLVTHDRDEALALADRVAVLFEGRLAQVGPVEEVFMHPAHERIAAFVGVENRVPAHIVERASGRVRVRFPWGDEIEIAASVWWSGEALVCVRPEEIELLPGEPCEGGQVLRGQVVQSVPLGMQVRVEVAVAGAIWRVLLPRSHWRRLDLRERRSVCLRIPPDRAHLLPIQREGDEPPQDATPEPRVV